The following coding sequences are from one Candidatus Kapaibacterium sp. window:
- a CDS encoding flagellar hook basal-body protein: MLKELFTASLGMMNSQTRLEVSANNLANASTTGFKRAEVFERNLIDARANLYNVKGDVEQNDPPIGSYYDFSNGAMEQTSNPLDIAIEGKGFFVVQDVEGKEFLTRAGSFTLSETGEIITNDGKKLMGENGVIAINKEFMSNPQISTDSRSANLRISETGEVFFNEYEVGKILLMLPDDTNTLQRISNQDFIATWESDGMKLEDGEFVIRQGWLESSNVNIVQEMVKMIELQRAFEAGSKVIQTNDSTLEKSIAMSRFY, translated from the coding sequence ATGCTAAAAGAATTATTTACGGCTTCATTAGGGATGATGAATAGCCAGACAAGGTTAGAAGTAAGTGCCAACAACTTGGCAAATGCTTCTACGACCGGTTTCAAAAGAGCCGAAGTCTTCGAGCGAAACTTGATAGACGCTCGGGCTAATCTTTACAACGTCAAAGGCGACGTCGAACAAAACGACCCTCCAATCGGTTCATACTACGATTTCTCAAACGGTGCAATGGAGCAAACAAGCAATCCATTGGATATTGCGATTGAAGGAAAGGGATTTTTCGTGGTTCAAGATGTCGAAGGCAAAGAATTTCTGACAAGAGCCGGAAGTTTTACTCTTTCGGAAACCGGAGAAATCATCACAAACGACGGCAAAAAACTGATGGGCGAAAACGGCGTGATTGCTATCAACAAAGAATTCATGTCCAACCCACAGATTTCCACCGATTCGAGAAGTGCTAATTTGAGGATTTCCGAAACGGGCGAAGTCTTTTTCAACGAATATGAAGTAGGGAAAATTTTGCTGATGCTCCCCGACGACACAAACACATTACAGCGAATTTCAAATCAAGATTTCATAGCTACTTGGGAATCTGACGGAATGAAACTCGAAGATGGCGAATTTGTAATCCGCCAAGGATGGCTCGAAAGTTCAAATGTCAATATTGTTCAAGAAATGGTGAAGATGATTGAATTGCAACGTGCTTTCGAAGCCGGAAGCAAAGTGATTCAAACAAACGACAGCACTCTTGAAAAATCTATTGCTATGAGCAGATTTTATTAA
- the flgG gene encoding flagellar basal-body rod protein FlgG: MDKTLRTAATGLTAQQRYVEIISNNLSNVNTTGYKKVRPEFQDLLYETLRPAGNVARSGVEPLNEVQIGSGTELVATKKIFRQGDISQTNNPLDLAISGEGFFIIRKPDSTYSFTRDGSFQLNRNGEITTSQGYLLEPGFSIPNDALEIMISRDGVVSMLLEGATDEQVLGQLELARFINPGGLRSMGNNLYAETPASGAAIFEQPASINTGEIIQSHLEASNVDIVEEMVNMINAQRAYELNSKSVRTADEILATAVNLKR, encoded by the coding sequence ATGGATAAAACGTTAAGAACAGCAGCTACGGGCTTGACAGCCCAGCAGAGATATGTAGAAATCATCTCGAACAACTTATCGAATGTCAACACAACGGGTTACAAGAAAGTTAGACCCGAATTCCAAGATTTGTTGTACGAAACACTCAGACCAGCCGGTAATGTAGCTCGTTCAGGAGTTGAACCTCTGAATGAAGTCCAAATTGGCTCGGGTACCGAACTCGTTGCAACGAAAAAGATTTTCAGACAAGGAGATATTTCACAGACTAATAATCCACTCGATTTGGCTATTAGCGGTGAGGGATTTTTCATAATTCGCAAGCCCGACAGCACCTATAGCTTTACACGCGACGGTTCGTTTCAGCTAAATCGTAACGGCGAAATCACAACAAGTCAAGGTTATCTTTTAGAGCCGGGTTTTTCGATTCCGAATGACGCACTCGAAATAATGATTTCACGTGATGGTGTTGTGAGTATGCTGCTTGAGGGCGCTACTGATGAACAAGTTTTGGGACAATTAGAGCTTGCACGATTTATTAATCCGGGTGGTTTGCGTTCGATGGGTAATAATCTTTACGCTGAAACTCCTGCCTCAGGTGCTGCTATTTTTGAGCAACCTGCTTCCATTAATACAGGTGAAATTATTCAATCTCATCTTGAAGCATCGAATGTGGACATAGTTGAAGAAATGGTAAATATGATAAATGCTCAAAGAGCATATGAATTGAATTCGAAATCAGTGCGCACTGCCGATGAAATTCTTGCAACTGCAGTTAATTTGAAGAGATAA
- the flgA gene encoding flagellar basal body P-ring formation chaperone FlgA: MSRIIYIILLIIATNINTYSQSSFSAERLKEAIINHIMTSNTAIAEVDILQNISDISFPETGIHAELNADIQDCGLNRVMIKFRNDDRIVKFLDYSVRIKYEINALVADKTIPVGQTFSESDFTYKTIISDNNCSVNITDIKQLIGKQASRNISKGTIINNTLLAAETIIKRSEKVNIIVNSGAVRIRTMGTALQDGIVGQQIRIKRDSGGTLTGIVGDDGNVYLDANSLSKR, from the coding sequence ATGAGTAGAATTATATATATAATATTATTAATTATCGCAACGAATATAAATACATATTCGCAATCAAGCTTTTCGGCTGAACGATTGAAAGAGGCAATTATTAATCATATTATGACATCAAATACAGCAATTGCCGAAGTTGATATCCTTCAAAATATCAGCGATATTTCTTTCCCCGAAACCGGAATTCATGCAGAATTAAATGCTGATATTCAAGATTGCGGATTGAATCGCGTTATGATAAAATTCAGAAATGATGATAGAATAGTAAAATTTTTGGATTATTCCGTTCGGATTAAATATGAAATAAATGCTTTAGTAGCCGATAAAACAATTCCGGTGGGGCAAACATTTTCAGAATCTGATTTTACATATAAAACAATAATTTCCGATAATAATTGTTCCGTAAATATTACAGATATTAAGCAATTAATTGGCAAACAAGCTTCGAGAAATATCTCAAAAGGTACTATAATTAATAATACATTATTGGCAGCAGAAACTATTATTAAACGAAGTGAAAAAGTTAATATAATTGTTAATTCGGGTGCAGTTAGAATTAGAACTATGGGGACAGCATTACAAGACGGAATTGTGGGACAACAAATACGAATAAAAAGAGACAGTGGCGGCACATTAACAGGGATTGTAGGCGATGACGGAAATGTTTATTTAGATGCCAACAGTTTATCAAAAAGGTGA
- a CDS encoding flagellar basal body L-ring protein FlgH, with protein sequence MKKILYFVIILLAFNVNAYSQFIQNSSRSLFSDVKAFREGDAIMVLIIEDTQADNSAKTQNDRSTSVNANLGYNTGSGNNTMGGSFGTGTGHQGRGQTSRNEKIRSRLSAKVVEVVENGNLRIEGTRTTKVNGETQTVVIKGIVRPVDVRPDNSVFSYSILELTLLIEGDGSVSEIQEPGLLTKFLRILF encoded by the coding sequence ATGAAAAAGATTTTATATTTTGTAATTATTTTATTAGCGTTCAATGTGAATGCTTATAGTCAATTTATTCAAAACAGTTCTCGCTCATTATTTTCGGATGTGAAAGCATTCCGTGAAGGTGACGCGATTATGGTGCTGATTATCGAAGATACTCAGGCGGATAACTCAGCGAAAACACAAAACGACCGCTCCACGAGCGTAAATGCCAATTTAGGATATAACACAGGCTCGGGAAATAATACCATGGGTGGTTCATTTGGCACCGGCACAGGTCATCAAGGACGTGGGCAAACTTCGCGAAATGAAAAAATCAGGTCACGTTTGAGCGCTAAAGTGGTTGAAGTAGTCGAAAACGGTAATTTACGAATAGAAGGAACTCGCACCACAAAAGTAAACGGCGAGACGCAAACTGTTGTAATTAAAGGAATTGTTCGACCCGTAGATGTTCGTCCTGATAATTCGGTTTTTTCCTATTCAATTCTCGAACTGACTTTACTAATCGAAGGTGATGGTAGCGTTTCTGAAATTCAAGAACCCGGACTTTTAACCAAATTTTTAAGAATATTATTCTAA
- a CDS encoding flagellar basal body P-ring protein FlgI, translating into MLKINIIIIFFLIATNLFGARIKDIAVIEGVSGVQVVGYGLVSGLNQSGDNQQTTYTVQSVSNMLKRFGLTVPERNPRIRNVAAVMVTATIPAFMKAGSKVDVVVSSIGDANSLQGGVLLMTPLSTADGTIVGMAQGSLSVGGYDFNALGSRLGKNISTTGRVPNGLFLEISFNREIIIDNKIRISLREPDFTTASRISQAVNSVAGLANSAQIFDAGTVEVTLPAGTNNNQAMELIAQIEVINVISDPIARVVINERTGTVVVGGNVELLPAVIAHAGLEISIQKQVIVPQPAPFTIRPPQIAETAEITTREELRESRTLVVQGPTVQDIANALNLLQVNPRDLISIFQALKESGSLQGELIIQ; encoded by the coding sequence ATGTTAAAAATAAATATAATAATAATATTCTTTTTAATTGCAACGAATTTATTTGGTGCAAGAATTAAAGATATTGCAGTAATCGAAGGTGTAAGTGGTGTGCAAGTAGTCGGTTATGGCTTAGTTTCGGGATTGAACCAAAGCGGCGATAATCAACAAACTACATATACCGTGCAATCAGTTTCAAATATGCTGAAACGATTTGGATTGACAGTTCCCGAAAGAAACCCAAGAATTAGAAATGTAGCGGCTGTGATGGTGACGGCAACAATTCCCGCATTTATGAAAGCAGGCAGCAAAGTTGACGTAGTTGTGTCATCAATTGGCGATGCGAATTCATTGCAAGGTGGAGTTTTGCTGATGACTCCCCTATCTACTGCCGACGGCACGATTGTCGGGATGGCTCAAGGTTCGCTCTCAGTTGGTGGATACGATTTCAACGCTCTGGGCTCGAGATTAGGAAAAAATATCTCGACAACAGGACGCGTTCCAAACGGATTATTTCTGGAAATTAGTTTTAATCGTGAAATAATTATTGATAATAAAATAAGAATTAGTTTACGTGAGCCGGATTTCACGACTGCATCACGAATTTCGCAAGCTGTTAATTCTGTGGCAGGGCTCGCTAATTCGGCACAAATTTTTGATGCCGGAACTGTGGAAGTCACCTTACCCGCAGGAACTAACAATAATCAGGCAATGGAATTAATTGCTCAAATTGAAGTAATTAATGTAATTAGCGACCCAATTGCAAGAGTTGTAATAAATGAAAGAACAGGCACAGTCGTTGTCGGTGGAAATGTTGAATTACTCCCCGCTGTGATTGCTCATGCAGGGCTCGAAATTTCAATACAAAAACAAGTTATAGTTCCTCAACCTGCACCATTTACGATTAGACCACCGCAAATTGCCGAAACAGCGGAAATTACCACACGCGAAGAACTTAGAGAATCTCGCACTTTAGTCGTGCAAGGTCCTACTGTTCAAGATATTGCTAATGCTTTGAATTTATTGCAAGTTAATCCACGCGATTTAATATCAATTTTTCAAGCTCTGAAAGAATCAGGTTCCTTACAAGGAGAATTAATTATTCAATAA
- a CDS encoding flagellar protein FlgN — MLSKLITYLKYEEQLLKDLFNLAERQQNALVKMKLEDINDITSLQDEISGNLRKAEDNRLTIIANWLKITKQKAAQIKLSELAKMCNKNEAQEIENLKDSMDLLIAELHSINTSNRVLTNRARHSVKEMIDILTNGTNNVCNVRV; from the coding sequence ATGCTTTCAAAATTAATCACTTATCTTAAATACGAGGAACAACTCCTCAAGGATTTGTTCAATTTAGCTGAACGGCAGCAAAACGCCTTAGTAAAAATGAAGCTCGAAGATATAAATGACATCACTTCACTTCAGGATGAAATTTCGGGAAATTTGCGAAAAGCGGAAGACAATCGTTTGACGATTATCGCCAATTGGCTAAAAATAACCAAACAGAAAGCTGCCCAAATAAAGCTAAGTGAACTTGCTAAGATGTGCAACAAAAACGAAGCCCAAGAAATTGAGAACCTTAAAGATAGCATGGATTTACTAATTGCTGAATTACATTCAATCAACACAAGCAACCGTGTGCTGACCAATCGTGCAAGGCATTCTGTGAAGGAAATGATTGATATACTCACAAATGGCACAAATAATGTATGTAATGTCAGAGTATAA
- a CDS encoding four helix bundle protein, protein MSVSQGLNRSMIEKAYDLKQQIESIIFSMPDCELYQLQTRMGKIIEVLPEQMALSFEKETKIAKIRGFIEIVGNLQECKDYLELLQKIKYADYSEAISKIDNITESLMVNSGSLN, encoded by the coding sequence ATGAGTGTAAGTCAAGGTTTAAACAGAAGTATGATTGAAAAAGCATACGATTTGAAGCAACAAATCGAGTCTATCATATTTTCGATGCCCGATTGCGAACTGTACCAGCTACAAACGCGAATGGGTAAAATAATTGAAGTACTGCCCGAACAAATGGCTTTGAGCTTTGAAAAAGAGACTAAAATCGCCAAGATTCGCGGTTTTATCGAAATAGTTGGCAATTTGCAGGAATGCAAGGACTATCTTGAATTACTGCAAAAAATCAAATATGCCGACTATTCCGAAGCGATAAGCAAAATTGACAATATTACTGAAAGTCTGATGGTAAACAGCGGAAGCCTTAATTAA
- the flgK gene encoding flagellar hook-associated protein FlgK: protein MSFSSLEIGKRALLAQRLGLDVTSNNIANVNTPGYSRRAAILKETNPLKINGNYLGTGVLFDKLQSFRESYYDREVRNSMARLTNYGTQASFYRRVETVLAEPGDNGVADLITNFFKTFDEMALKPENISLRSYLTTQSQTLTDRINRIAYGMQDLRNEALSKVNSNLTEINRLTTQITEINKQIAGSGTDSANSALTYIDTRENLLEELSKYIDINVGKNEDGTVNVFVNGIDLVTSTSSKELRASIVVNDVTGEQTVRLFKFDNEKNLETDITPQGGEINANLQIYNVKMNDKYSGNEFSEAKDFHAFVRVFAQKVNDMMMGGYGLDDASGAPPMRRFFDPGDMELTAFNIRISDDIKNNPRDIPLSDSAGEPGNSSIAQAIARLAQSPDFFNNANPIEYFNGFLGKIGQMAREAENGYQTMGLINDQLNSQRESIMGVNLDEEAISLIKYQKAFEASSRIVSVTNELLATIVNLGR, encoded by the coding sequence ATGAGTTTTTCTTCCCTCGAAATTGGCAAACGGGCTTTATTAGCCCAACGCCTGGGGCTTGATGTAACAAGCAATAATATTGCGAATGTTAACACTCCGGGCTATTCTCGTCGTGCCGCCATTTTGAAGGAAACAAACCCGCTCAAAATCAACGGAAACTATCTCGGTACCGGTGTTTTGTTCGACAAATTGCAGTCTTTTCGCGAATCTTACTACGACCGTGAAGTGCGTAACTCTATGGCTCGACTCACTAACTACGGCACCCAAGCAAGTTTTTACAGGCGTGTCGAAACCGTTTTGGCTGAACCCGGCGATAATGGCGTTGCCGATTTGATTACAAATTTCTTCAAAACTTTCGATGAAATGGCTCTCAAACCCGAGAACATTTCTTTACGCAGCTACCTGACTACGCAGTCTCAGACTTTGACGGACAGGATTAATAGAATCGCTTACGGAATGCAAGATTTGCGAAACGAAGCATTATCAAAGGTCAATTCCAATCTTACCGAAATCAATCGTCTGACGACACAAATCACCGAAATCAACAAACAAATCGCCGGGAGTGGCACTGATTCTGCTAATTCGGCTTTGACGTATATTGACACGAGAGAGAATTTGCTCGAGGAATTATCCAAATATATTGATATAAATGTTGGCAAAAATGAGGACGGGACGGTCAATGTCTTTGTCAATGGGATAGATTTGGTGACTTCCACAAGCAGCAAAGAGCTCCGAGCTTCGATAGTTGTTAATGATGTCACTGGCGAACAAACTGTAAGATTATTCAAATTTGATAATGAGAAAAATCTCGAAACCGACATTACTCCTCAAGGCGGCGAAATTAACGCTAACTTGCAGATTTATAATGTCAAAATGAATGATAAATATAGCGGAAATGAATTTTCGGAAGCAAAAGATTTTCATGCTTTCGTTCGGGTATTTGCCCAAAAAGTGAACGATATGATGATGGGCGGTTATGGCTTGGATGATGCAAGTGGTGCTCCGCCAATGCGCCGATTTTTTGACCCGGGCGATATGGAATTAACCGCATTTAATATTCGAATTTCCGATGATATTAAAAATAATCCCCGTGACATTCCACTATCAGATAGTGCGGGTGAGCCGGGCAATTCGTCGATTGCACAAGCAATTGCGCGCTTGGCACAATCCCCTGATTTTTTCAACAATGCTAATCCGATTGAATATTTCAACGGGTTTTTGGGTAAAATCGGACAAATGGCTCGCGAAGCCGAAAATGGTTACCAAACAATGGGATTAATTAATGACCAATTAAATTCGCAACGTGAATCAATTATGGGCGTAAATCTCGATGAAGAAGCAATTAGTTTAATTAAATATCAAAAAGCATTCGAAGCCTCATCGCGAATTGTTTCGGTTACAAATGAATTACTTGCCACAATTGTTAATTTAGGAAGGTAA
- a CDS encoding MotA/TolQ/ExbB proton channel family protein, which translates to MKGSTLFGILLGLAAILGSFFFEGGTPDMLFLIPGMTIVIVGTLAAGIAGHDFAMIKRLPRLFKIAFNPPVYDFKEILEQIIQYAAIARRDGILALEGKLKNAKHPYLKKFFEICIDGATPDTFNRIANNEIHNISERHMVNIGFFNKLGGYSPTMGIIGTVMGLILSFASVGSDPNLLIRHIGTAFIATLWGILMANIVWLPLGDKLRTIHDNEINLLQMMMDGVEAVQSGETPTVIRARLISAFPLEEQEQIYKGRKIYNIPPPDKVTDTGNSIVDNTIKKQ; encoded by the coding sequence ATGAAAGGTAGCACTTTATTTGGAATTCTGCTCGGTTTGGCAGCGATATTGGGTTCATTCTTCTTCGAAGGTGGCACCCCAGATATGCTGTTCCTGATTCCGGGTATGACCATAGTCATCGTCGGGACCTTAGCCGCAGGCATTGCCGGGCATGATTTTGCGATGATAAAAAGATTGCCCAGATTATTTAAAATCGCTTTCAATCCACCCGTATATGATTTCAAAGAAATTTTAGAGCAAATCATCCAATATGCAGCAATAGCACGGCGAGACGGGATATTAGCATTAGAAGGAAAATTGAAAAATGCAAAACATCCGTACCTGAAAAAATTCTTCGAAATATGTATAGACGGTGCGACGCCCGACACTTTCAACCGAATAGCCAACAACGAAATCCATAACATTTCCGAACGCCACATGGTCAATATCGGATTTTTCAATAAATTAGGCGGCTACTCCCCTACTATGGGCATCATCGGGACTGTGATGGGACTCATCCTGTCTTTCGCATCAGTCGGCTCGGACCCGAATCTTTTGATTCGCCACATTGGGACAGCGTTCATAGCTACTTTGTGGGGGATTTTAATGGCAAACATAGTCTGGTTGCCTTTGGGTGACAAGCTGCGGACGATTCACGATAATGAAATTAACCTTTTGCAAATGATGATGGACGGCGTTGAAGCTGTTCAATCCGGCGAAACTCCCACAGTTATTCGTGCCAGACTGATTTCTGCATTCCCACTCGAAGAGCAGGAGCAGATTTACAAAGGACGCAAAATCTACAACATTCCTCCGCCTGACAAAGTCACAGACACAGGCAATTCAATCGTTGATAATACGATTAAAAAGCAGTAA
- the mtaB gene encoding tRNA (N(6)-L-threonylcarbamoyladenosine(37)-C(2))-methylthiotransferase MtaB, whose product MKVALHTLGCKVNYAETAAIKDKFEQLGYSLTEFGTTADIILINTCSVTNNADVEARKLIRRAKRQSPNAFLGVMGCYAQLKPEEVSQIEGVDAVFGQREKFRVPSLVHQLIGKEQTQVNVSCIEDLPFDVALTTDNELRTRAFLKLQDGCDYFCTFCTIPYARGSSRSIPFALIPEQINKIVASGYKEVVISGINLGDYSTPDGKTFADVVELMDSMKPDLRIRISSIEPNLLNDRILRAVAASDVFCPHFHIPLQSGSQEILKNMKRRYKASFYKDLIYKIKENIPHCGLGIDVIVGFPGETDEHFRETYDLLDELPASYFHVFTYSERDNTPAASFEGVVPIHIRKERTNLLRELSQAKQRSFYASRVGKIATVIPESYDKSTRTWKSWSENYVRVKFEGDENLAKSFVKVMVESVHGDYAFGSVIND is encoded by the coding sequence ATGAAAGTAGCGTTACATACATTAGGTTGCAAAGTCAATTATGCCGAAACAGCGGCTATCAAAGATAAGTTTGAGCAGTTGGGCTATTCGTTAACCGAATTTGGCACCACTGCCGACATAATCTTGATAAACACCTGTTCGGTGACTAATAATGCCGATGTCGAAGCGCGAAAGCTCATTCGCCGCGCCAAACGACAATCGCCGAATGCTTTTTTGGGTGTGATGGGCTGTTATGCTCAGCTAAAGCCCGAAGAAGTATCGCAAATCGAAGGTGTGGACGCAGTCTTCGGTCAACGGGAGAAATTCCGTGTGCCCTCGCTCGTGCATCAGCTAATCGGCAAAGAACAAACTCAGGTAAACGTTTCGTGTATCGAGGATTTGCCCTTCGACGTCGCACTCACAACCGATAATGAGCTACGAACTCGTGCTTTTTTGAAGCTTCAGGATGGTTGCGATTATTTTTGCACTTTCTGCACGATTCCCTATGCGCGCGGTAGTTCGAGAAGTATTCCATTTGCTTTGATACCTGAGCAAATTAATAAAATTGTGGCTTCCGGCTATAAGGAAGTGGTGATTTCGGGGATTAATCTTGGGGATTACAGCACTCCGGACGGCAAAACTTTTGCAGACGTAGTGGAATTGATGGATTCGATGAAGCCGGATTTGAGAATTAGGATTTCGTCAATTGAGCCGAATTTGCTCAATGACAGAATTTTGCGCGCTGTAGCGGCTTCCGACGTATTTTGTCCGCATTTTCATATTCCATTGCAAAGCGGTTCGCAGGAGATTCTGAAGAATATGAAGCGCCGCTACAAAGCATCCTTTTACAAAGATTTGATTTACAAAATTAAAGAAAACATCCCCCATTGCGGACTTGGAATTGATGTCATAGTCGGCTTTCCGGGTGAAACAGATGAACATTTCCGCGAAACTTATGATTTGTTGGATGAGCTTCCTGCGAGCTATTTTCACGTTTTCACCTATTCCGAACGAGATAATACACCTGCAGCAAGTTTCGAGGGTGTCGTTCCTATTCATATCCGAAAAGAACGCACCAATCTACTTCGCGAGCTATCACAAGCCAAGCAGCGCTCATTTTATGCAAGCAGAGTCGGGAAAATTGCGACAGTAATCCCCGAATCCTACGATAAAAGCACGAGAACATGGAAAAGTTGGTCGGAAAACTACGTCCGAGTCAAATTTGAAGGTGACGAAAACTTAGCAAAAAGTTTTGTCAAAGTTATGGTCGAATCAGTCCACGGAGATTACGCTTTCGGGAGTGTAATCAACGATTAG
- a CDS encoding LexA family transcriptional regulator, with amino-acid sequence MEVIEIFGFKLKEKQRIMLPFFETSVAAGLPNPIESDSCVEIDLNEYLVDHPASTFFAKVRGLNMVTQGIRDGDILVVDTSIEPAEQKIVLVTINSSLTVKIFREIDGEIFLESQNHQFLPVMMEPYLEFKIIGVVTKIIHSL; translated from the coding sequence ATGGAAGTGATTGAAATTTTTGGTTTCAAATTGAAAGAAAAGCAAAGAATCATGTTGCCATTCTTTGAAACATCGGTTGCGGCTGGGTTGCCGAATCCGATTGAAAGCGACAGTTGTGTCGAAATTGACCTCAACGAATACCTCGTTGACCATCCTGCATCTACATTTTTTGCGAAAGTTCGCGGATTGAACATGGTAACGCAAGGCATCCGCGATGGGGATATTTTAGTTGTGGATACTTCTATCGAGCCTGCGGAGCAGAAGATTGTGCTTGTCACTATCAATAGCTCGTTGACAGTAAAGATTTTTCGCGAAATTGATGGCGAAATCTTTCTTGAATCGCAAAATCATCAGTTTTTACCTGTAATGATGGAACCCTATCTGGAGTTCAAAATCATTGGCGTCGTGACAAAAATCATACACTCTTTATAA
- a CDS encoding DUF1460 domain-containing protein, producing the protein MNEINTRRGFIKSILGASALMLVGNRFPLFANQDYSVIGVEKLWNLAGEFENQTNIPINELMFKIANHFIGTPYVGNTLEGGDGELCRINFEGLDCVTFYELVLCLARSFKKGNYDIQSLVNEMTFVRYRGGILDGYESRLHYTSDWIHDNVKKNVVTDITKSLGGIKFEPKVGFMSANPDKYAALKNNPKLVKIIKKFEDEINSRKHYFIPKDNVNLIENELQNSDIICIVTSIKGLDYSHTGIISKAENGDAHLFHASTNQKKVIIDAPISEYLKKSKSATGITIVRPLEIN; encoded by the coding sequence ATGAATGAGATAAATACACGACGGGGTTTTATAAAATCAATATTGGGTGCGTCTGCACTCATGTTGGTGGGCAATCGTTTTCCCCTTTTTGCAAATCAAGATTACTCGGTAATCGGCGTCGAAAAACTCTGGAATTTAGCCGGTGAATTTGAAAATCAAACAAATATTCCGATTAATGAATTGATGTTCAAAATTGCAAACCACTTCATCGGTACTCCTTACGTGGGGAATACGCTCGAAGGCGGTGATGGAGAATTATGCAGGATTAATTTTGAGGGGCTTGATTGTGTCACATTTTACGAACTTGTGCTTTGTCTGGCGCGTTCATTCAAAAAAGGGAATTATGACATCCAAAGTTTAGTGAACGAAATGACTTTTGTCAGGTATCGCGGTGGTATTCTTGACGGCTATGAATCACGTTTGCATTATACTTCGGATTGGATTCATGATAATGTCAAGAAAAATGTTGTCACAGATATTACCAAGTCATTGGGCGGTATTAAGTTTGAACCAAAAGTCGGCTTTATGTCAGCAAATCCCGATAAATATGCAGCTTTGAAAAATAATCCTAAATTAGTTAAAATAATTAAGAAATTCGAGGATGAAATTAATTCTCGCAAACATTATTTTATTCCGAAAGATAATGTTAATTTGATTGAAAATGAATTACAAAATTCAGATATTATTTGCATTGTAACTTCGATAAAAGGCTTGGATTATTCGCATACAGGGATTATCAGCAAAGCCGAAAATGGCGATGCGCATTTATTCCATGCGTCCACAAATCAAAAGAAAGTAATTATTGATGCTCCAATTTCCGAATATCTCAAAAAGAGTAAAAGTGCTACAGGAATTACAATTGTTCGACCATTAGAAATTAATTAA